The DNA segment ATCTGAGTACCAAATTTTAGATGACACCTTATTCATTAACTTTGCTTAAAGTAATTTTCAAAAGATATTATTTCAAATTTTCTAAGATCTAAAAGAATGAAACGATAAAGAACTTCAGCAGGCACCGCAACAATTTGCTTTTAATGAGATGAGTAGCTGATGATAACTAACCGCTTTGATAAAAAATAAAATTTGAGAAATTATAAATCGCTGGAAGATACCATTACAGGTTCTTTTCAATAAAAATGTAAATTTTTAACGGAAATGACACAAGTATTTTATTTATAAATGCCTTTTCGTATTTTTCTAAGTTCTCAAAGCTATTCCATTTTGCAAAATTGCAAATATTTTGGAATTATCACTAATTAGGGATTTACAAGGATATTTTTAGTAATTTAATAAAAAATATTTATCATGAAAATTGCAACATATAATGTCAATGGAGTAAATGGTAGATTGCCCGTTCTTTTACAGTGGCTGACTGCAGAGCAACCGGATGTAGTTTGCCTACAAGAATTAAAAGCTCCTCAAGATAAGTTCCCCGAACATGAAATTATGAAAGCAGGTTATCATGCTGTTTGGGTTGGACAAAAAAGTTGGAATGGAGTGGCAGTTTTAACCAAATCTAAGAAAGCGACTGTCATCCGAACTAACCTTCCTGGAGATGAAACAGATGAGCAGAGTAGATATTTGGAAGTAAAGGTGGATGACCTAACAATTGTGTGTATTTATGTGCCTAATGGAAATCCAACGCCAGGCGATAAATTTGATTATAAACTCAATTGGTTACAGAGATTAGATGCTCAAGCTGAACTTTTAATCAGTTCTGGAAAACCAGTAATCATCACTGGTGATTTTAATATTATTCCCACAGAGGAAGATGTGTATAAACCTGAAAAGTATAAAAAAGACGCTCTTTTTCTACCTGAAGTTCGTACGGCATTTGAGAATTTAATTGATCAAGGTTGGACCGATGCTCTGCGACATCTTTACCCAAGAGAGACAATTTATACTTTTTATGATTATTTCCGAAATGCTTATGAAAGAGATGCGGGGATGCGAATCGATCATTTTCTCCTTTCCCCTGACCTTTTACCTACTTTAGAAAGAGGTGGTGTAGATAAGAAGGTTCGAGGTTGGGAGAAAACGAGTGATCATGTTCCAACCTGGATTGAGGTTAGGGAATAGCAAATGCGGAGAGTAAATTACTGATAAACTTTCTGCACTTTCTCTACAACGTAGGTTTTTCGTTTAATTTTTGGAGCTACATATTCGAGGACCTTTTCCTTTTTCCACTCTTTTTTCTTGTAAACGGAACTTGAAGATTTCCAGATTTTTTGTTCAATTAATTCAACTGAAGCTGATGAAAAGTCTTTAATATTACGAAGCAATTCATCAACTTTTTTTGCCGGAATTTTATTAACTGTACTTTCAGGGTGAATTTTACTTAAAAATAAGACCTCATTTCTGAGGATATTTCCCAAGCCTGGAAATACATCTTGATTCAAAAGAACATCACCAATTTTGTTTTCGGAATATTTTTCGAGTAAAAGTTGGTGTGTTTTTTCTAATTCATATTTTTCAGAGAATACATTAAGTTGCTGATCAAAAGAATCTCTATTATCTAATTTTTTGATTTTAACTACATAGAAGTTGATGAAATTTTTATCAAAAAATAATGAAAAACTTGCATTAACCTTTTTCGTATCATCAATTAAAAAACTGCCAAATAGACCAAAATGAACGGTGATAATAAAATGATTGAAATCGAGAAGTAGATACTTTCCGTATGTTTCAATATCTTTTAAAATTTTGCCAGAAATATCTTCAGCAAAAGGATTGTTGTAACCGCCGCTTTCAGTCACTTTCCGTCCTTTAAACTTTTGCATTCTCTTTTGGAAAACTACAAGTGTTGGTCCCTCCGGCATTATTTAGGCTTTTCGTTCTGTAGAATTTTCATCACAATCTGTTCTTCTTTAGTCAAACCTGCTTTGCCATCGTCAACTTCAATTTCATCTAATTCGCTCAAATATTTTTTAATAGAATTATTTTCATAAAGATTGATAATAAGTGGATGAATATAATATTTACGACACACCGTACTGGTATTTCCCAATTCACAAGCGACCCGTTCAATGGCATGTTTGATTTTGGTTTTTTGATTGTCTTCGTTTTCCTGCATATCGATCTCCTTAAAAGCTATTAATGCGTTTACTGTTCCCGACCAGGTCCGGAAATCTTTTGCGCTAAAGTTTTCACCACTGATTTCCTTAATATAATCATTCACCATTCCACTGTCGATGGCATGCCTCTTTCCCTCCTCATCATAAAATTGAAATAATTCTTTTCCTGGGATATCACGGCAGTTTTTAACGGCTTTTGCAAGTTTTGCATTTTTTAAATCGATATCATGGTAAATACCCTTCTTGCCTTTAAAGGAAAATTTTATTTTTTGACCTTTAACGTTCACATGTTTATCTTTCAGAGTTGTTAAGCCGAATGAACCATATAATTTTTCATAGATATTATTACCGATTCGAATATTCGTTCGTTCCATCAAACTTACCACCAGCGCTAGAACTTTACGTTTATCTAATTTACGATGAGCAAGATCCTGTTCTAAATTGAGACGAATCTGTGGAAGTGCATCGCCAAACTTAAGCATTCGATAAAATTTGGTATGATTTCGAAGTGCGTTCCACAGTGGGTGATAACGGTATTGTTTTCTTTTTTTTGCATCAAGACCGGTTGCTTGTAGATGTCCGTTTTGTAGGGCACAAATCCAAACACATTCCCAAGCAGGAGGAATAGCAAGCTTTTGAATACGCTCTATCTCCTCCTTATCATTTATTTTGATCCCCTTGTAAAAATAAGTGAATTTTTCACCTCTTTTTTTTCTTACAAAACCGTTATCTTCCGCATCTGTAGTATAGATTAAGTTGACTGCCTTTGCAGATTTCACCGGATCCTCCATGATTTTGACTAATTTGGACGGAGTTATCTTGGTGATAATCTCTAAATTAAGTGGCTCAGGCTTCATCACTTAAAAATTAATTTTTGCCTCTGGTAAATAACCATAGAATAACGGCAATTACACCACCAATCAAAATAAATGCCCACCACATTCCAGCTTTAAAAATAGTTCCGATTGCATCACAACCTGTTAACATCATGATTGAAAGAATTGCTAAATAAAGAAATGTAAACTTTTTCATAATAGTAAATTTTAATGTTTATATAATTTTAATGTTTAATAGTATTAAATTCGATGGAGGTCTGGTTTCCACTGAGTGATTGATTTTTTGATTTCGTCACCAGATATTTTAGATTTTAACGCTTTATCGAGCAAAGTTTTAAATTCGTCGTCATACGCAAACCTAAGTGCAGCGATTTGGTCAAATTTAAGTTGGTTTTCCACTTCATCAGAACGCTTACCAAATAGTTCAAAATATCTTTGTTTAAATTCTAAACGAACAATTCGATTTTGATTTCCTAATGCATAATGCTGCCGAAGCATCAACGTTAAATATAAAATTAGGAAAGTTAAAATTGAAAATAAAATCCAAATCAACTGATGGGCTTCGTCAGAGAAAATCTTCCAAATTCCAGTCACTTGCAGGATCATAAGCAAGGGCAGATAAATGAAATGATGAGGAGGATAAAATTTAATATGATTTTTATAGTTCTGAGTTTTCATATTTAATCCTTATCAAATAATTAACCAATCTTTAAAATTTTAGCGATTAAAAGATAATTAATGTCTTTTTATTAGTTGTTTTAAGCGTTAAAAAAATATTTAAAAATGAAGGGAATTAAAAAAAAAGCCGGTATATTCGAAACATGTTTACTTAAAATAAGTTACCATTTCGAACGTACCGACTTAACTTTACGAATTAGAAAATAAATTCTATTTTTTACTCAAGGCCACCTTTTCTTGTGGGCTCTTTAACTTCTGGCCATTTCATAGCTTCGCCACTTCTATTATCTATTGGCATTTTAATTCTTTCAGAGGAAGTTTTTTCTGGGTCTTCACTAGCCATATATGTTAAGATTGCAATCGTTGCAACATTACTTTTTAAGTCATCAAAAACTATTTTGTCATACGTATCGCGGTTGGTATGCCAAGTGTAATTAAAATAACTCCAGTTCAATGAACTCAGCATAAATGCCGGAGCTCCTGCTGCAATAAACGACGCATGGTCTGATCCTCCACCGCCTGGAAATCCGGGATAGGATGTTTTAATATCTTTTGTTAATTCTTTTGGAACTGCATTTAACCATCTTCCCATATAATCATAAGAGTTCAGAAAACCTTGACCGCTAATATTTGCGATTCTTCCGGTTCCATTATCTTGATTGAAAACGGCCTGCACATTGGCCATTTGGTCTTTATGATCCCAAACATAACCTCTTGAACCATTCAAACCCTGCTCTTCACTCCCCCAAAGACCAATTACAATCGTTCTTTTAGGATTTGGATAATATTTTTTAAGAATTCTGGCAACTTCCATCATAGTAACGGATCCTGTGCCGTTATCGGTAGCACCTGTTCCTCCGTCCCACGAATCCAAATGTGCAGAAAGGATCACGTACTCATTTGGCTTTTCAGAACCTTTAATCGTCGCAACCGTATTAAAAGTAGGAGCAATTCCCAGGTCTTTTGAATTTGCTTGAATTTTAACTTTTGGAGTAGTTCCATGCTTTATCATTCTGTATAATTGACCATAATCTTCTAAAGCTACGTCAAAAACAGGAATCTTCTTAGTTCCAGCAGCAAATATCTTATTCACACCAAAACCTTGAGACCAATAAGAAGACAAAATTCCCGAAGCTCCTGCCTGTTCTAACTTCTCATTTAAAGTTCTGGATGTTTCACCCGTTGCCTGCATTGATTTTCTCCAGGTCTGTGCATTTTCTTGAGCTTCTTTTTTCATTTTTTCCAAAGATTCCGGCGTTGCAAACTCTTTCCAGTTATACTCAGGCCTTCCAGTTGGTTGATATTGAGAAACCA comes from the Chryseobacterium sp. SNU WT5 genome and includes:
- the xth gene encoding exodeoxyribonuclease III — its product is MKIATYNVNGVNGRLPVLLQWLTAEQPDVVCLQELKAPQDKFPEHEIMKAGYHAVWVGQKSWNGVAVLTKSKKATVIRTNLPGDETDEQSRYLEVKVDDLTIVCIYVPNGNPTPGDKFDYKLNWLQRLDAQAELLISSGKPVIITGDFNIIPTEEDVYKPEKYKKDALFLPEVRTAFENLIDQGWTDALRHLYPRETIYTFYDYFRNAYERDAGMRIDHFLLSPDLLPTLERGGVDKKVRGWEKTSDHVPTWIEVRE
- a CDS encoding DNA-formamidopyrimidine glycosylase family protein, with the protein product MQKFKGRKVTESGGYNNPFAEDISGKILKDIETYGKYLLLDFNHFIITVHFGLFGSFLIDDTKKVNASFSLFFDKNFINFYVVKIKKLDNRDSFDQQLNVFSEKYELEKTHQLLLEKYSENKIGDVLLNQDVFPGLGNILRNEVLFLSKIHPESTVNKIPAKKVDELLRNIKDFSSASVELIEQKIWKSSSSVYKKKEWKKEKVLEYVAPKIKRKTYVVEKVQKVYQ
- a CDS encoding DNA topoisomerase IB, encoding MKPEPLNLEIITKITPSKLVKIMEDPVKSAKAVNLIYTTDAEDNGFVRKKRGEKFTYFYKGIKINDKEEIERIQKLAIPPAWECVWICALQNGHLQATGLDAKKRKQYRYHPLWNALRNHTKFYRMLKFGDALPQIRLNLEQDLAHRKLDKRKVLALVVSLMERTNIRIGNNIYEKLYGSFGLTTLKDKHVNVKGQKIKFSFKGKKGIYHDIDLKNAKLAKAVKNCRDIPGKELFQFYDEEGKRHAIDSGMVNDYIKEISGENFSAKDFRTWSGTVNALIAFKEIDMQENEDNQKTKIKHAIERVACELGNTSTVCRKYYIHPLIINLYENNSIKKYLSELDEIEVDDGKAGLTKEEQIVMKILQNEKPK
- a CDS encoding phosphatidate cytidylyltransferase — its product is MKKFTFLYLAILSIMMLTGCDAIGTIFKAGMWWAFILIGGVIAVILWLFTRGKN
- a CDS encoding DUF6526 family protein yields the protein MKTQNYKNHIKFYPPHHFIYLPLLMILQVTGIWKIFSDEAHQLIWILFSILTFLILYLTLMLRQHYALGNQNRIVRLEFKQRYFELFGKRSDEVENQLKFDQIAALRFAYDDEFKTLLDKALKSKISGDEIKKSITQWKPDLHRI
- a CDS encoding M20/M25/M40 family metallo-hydrolase produces the protein MKNYAKLLMVTTIFAVSLNAQTQDQVVKSIMDETYNNSQLETLSYELMDGIGPRLVGSPKMQQAHDWAVKRFENWGISAKNEKWGEWKSWERGTSSVEMVYPYAKSLEGMQLAWSPSTPSKGLTAEVMMLPLFNTKDEFTKWLTTIKGKIVMVSQYQPTGRPEYNWKEFATPESLEKMKKEAQENAQTWRKSMQATGETSRTLNEKLEQAGASGILSSYWSQGFGVNKIFAAGTKKIPVFDVALEDYGQLYRMIKHGTTPKVKIQANSKDLGIAPTFNTVATIKGSEKPNEYVILSAHLDSWDGGTGATDNGTGSVTMMEVARILKKYYPNPKRTIVIGLWGSEEQGLNGSRGYVWDHKDQMANVQAVFNQDNGTGRIANISGQGFLNSYDYMGRWLNAVPKELTKDIKTSYPGFPGGGGSDHASFIAAGAPAFMLSSLNWSYFNYTWHTNRDTYDKIVFDDLKSNVATIAILTYMASEDPEKTSSERIKMPIDNRSGEAMKWPEVKEPTRKGGLE